GCTCTTCCGGTACTTCATTCGGCCTCGCTATATATATAGCCAGGATCCTTGCTGGATATATATGACAGTGTGTTCCTGGCCACAGAATCGAGCTGATCGAGAAAGGGACAGGAAGGGACCTGGTGCACCATGCAGCTCAGGATCAGTGTAAGAAGCAAGGATATTCGTGCTGATGAGATAATCTGTTGGATTTTGGGTGACGGATCTGTGATGGCGAGATTCGATACGCGGTTGTGATACGCGACTAGGGAGTTTCAAGTTATCGGAGTTACATTTGTGATAAGTTTGGATCTGGGGGATGGTTAGATCGATGATTGAGTGGTGGAGTGTCTTCGTGATGTTAGGATAGTAGAGTATTATAGATGGGTTACTGGCTGAATAATCGAGTCGTGTTTTAATATCGTATTCGTGATGATATACTTATGAATATAGCAAGATAATCAATAGGTAATTGGAGAATgatttattttcttctattaATGAATCGAAGAGATGATACGATGGAGGTCACTTTTACGATACTAGAACGATAGATTCGTGAAATTGCCGATGGCAATTCGTAATTCTACAGAAGGTTAATTttggaataattttaaaaagacCAAAGAGTCCATTGTAAGAAACCCGGATTATCAGCTGTAAATAGGGAAAAGGTACAGAAAATTTCGAGTTCCCACGGCCCTCATTGGTTTACATAAATTATCTCATAGAATTTGTTATATAATTCGAATAGAAGTTATTATATGGCTTTTTGCCTTTCTCAGGGGTAAAATGTCAATTTCACATATTGGCCACCCATTTTCAATCCTCCATAATTctacagaaaaaaaagaaaggaggaaaaaatgTACTAATGAAGTTGTTCTATTTGCAGATGAGGTGCTTGATCTTTGCGGCGATATTGACCGTCGCGCTTGCCACATTTGGCAAAGAGCAGTAAGTACACATTAGCAATTACACGTGGCCGCGGGCACCATTAAAATCTTATTACCATAAGAAAGATAATAATCTTAATATCCATGTTCAACCATTAACTTTTCAGCGTACATATCAGAATCCACGTACCGGAGATAATACAGCATGACGAGAAGAAGGTTATTAAATACGAAGATCACGGTGGACATGATCAtggaggaggaggtggaggtGGCGATCAGACTATAATAGTCACTTCGCCTGGAGGAGGTGGAGGCCACGGAGGCGGTGGTGGTCACGGAGGATTTGGCGGTGGATTTGGAGGTGGTTTCGGAGGCCACGGAGGCCACGGAGGAGGTGGCTTTGGAGGTGGACACATTAGCATTGGAGGTGGTGGTCACGGTGGAGGTGGCCACGGAGGTGGCAGAGGATTCGGAGGTAAAACTTCAAATTGGAAATGTGTCAAAATGATTACTGTCATTTTTATCGAAGCAAGCATAGCAAGGATATAAGCAAAGAATTTTCATCAATTTGATGAAAATTACTATCATCGAAAACGCACGCAGAAGCTCTTGTTGCGTTTCTCGAGTCGTAAGAGATAATGGTAGAGTAGAGCATCTTCTCACGTTCTCTTTAACCAATAGCGATATCTGGTTGATTTGCAGAGAATGCGTCCCCTGTTTCCCCTCGCGCTCCTTCGTAGCCGTAGAACTCGTTTCGTGGCTTTTCACTTCCGGCTCGTTTCGAAGCCGAGAATTCGTCTTACGTTCACTCACACACACGTGCAACATTACAAACCCATCCGCATACTTCATTGCCGTAACCGTGTCTTCGTACTTCGTGATTCTCTTTTGCAAGGTTGGACGTTGACCGTGATCTTATTAGAAATCCCACTTTAGTCGTCCTTTTCTTTACTTTGGCTTCAAAATTTCATGCATCAACCTTCTACAAATAGCATTCCCTTTTAGAAAATACTCGTATTAAGgtcctttttcttatttttttatcgTAGAACAATTTATAGTTAATTATAGGGAAAtttataattgaataaaattcgTACCAGACAAAGTATCgttaaaacaaagaaaaaatagCATCTTTTTTTAGATTAGATTACTTCCAAAtgaacgaataaaaatatcattgCAGGTGGTCACGGAGACATTATAATATCCAGTTCAGGTGGTGGCCACGGTGGTGGAGGCTATGGAGGCGGTGGTGGTGGATTCGATGAACATCACGGTGGCGGTGGATTTGGAGGAGGAGGTGGATACGGTGGTGGTGGAGCAACGATCATCGAACATCACGGTGGCGGAGGATATGGaggcggcggtggcggtggtggcTTCGATGCTCACCATGGTGGCGGAGGATTTGGAGGCGGTGGAGGATATGGAGGCGGCGGCGGTGGAGGAGCGATCATCGAACACCACGGTGGTGGAGGCTATGGAGGCGGTGGTGGTGGTTTCGATGCTCACCATGGTGGCGGAGGATTTGGAGGTGGCGGTGGTGGAGGGGCAATTATCGAACACCACGGTGGTGGAGGATTCGGAGGCGGTGGTGGCGGTTTCGATGAACACCATGGTGGAGGAGGTTATGGAGGTGGCGGTGGTGGGGGTGGTGGCGGAGGATTGATCATCGAACACCATGGTGGCGGTGGAGGCTATGGAGGCGGTGGTGGCTATGGAGGCGGCGGTGGTGGATTCGATGCACACCATGGCGGAGGAGGTTTTGGAGGAGGCGGTGGATATGGAGGTGGCGGTGGATATGGAGGTGGTGGTGGAGGTTTTGATGCTCACCATGGCGGAGGAGGTTTTGGAGGAAGTGGATTCGGTGGTGGCCACGGTGGTGGCGGCGGAGGTGGTGGATTCGGTGGAATCGAACACCATGCTATTAGTAACAGCATATCTTCCGGCTTCGGAAGCAGGTAATAAGATGTTCTTTTCCTTAGTATTTCTCTTAACCTTGATATTGAAAGCGTCTTTATATTTCCTGAGCGTAATTTCGCGCTTAACGTTTTCATTTGCAACCACGTTATATCTTAATAATTAAATCTTTATTTCAGTGGGCACGGTGGAGGCGGAGGTGGATACAGTTCCGGTGGTGGTTACGATTCGTACTCAAGTGGCGGTCATAGTGGTGGCGGTCATGGTGGTGGCGGCCATGGCGGTGGTTTCTCAGGCTATCACAAGAAAAAGTAATAGCGATCGACGAGTCAATGTCGTGTTTCCGATCGGTCGGTTTGACCGATTTCCGACATCGTGATGATCGCGTTATTCCTCGTGCCGCGTTCTCATCACGCGATCATTAACGTCACGTGACTGTCGATCGCGATTCATCGACAACACTCACTGCTACATAGCAGGACACTAATTCACAACGATCGTTTCGATTTCCCCTGATTCTCCTCGAGATACTTCGAGGAAACTATTTGTCATTTCCACTTTCGTTTTTAAACGAGTTGGCGTTTACCGTTAAACGCagcagagaaaatggaaagtttAGAAATTCGATCGAACGGAATTAGTATCGTCATAACGTTTGCAATGTCGATTTAGCATGTTAAGTGGATTAAACGGATCTGTCGGTACATCGTGTATGAATTGGATTAACGATAGAATAATTTACCGAGAATTTAGGAACGAGGAAGAATATTTCATTCGTGTATTATGGATTACATGACATTAGTTTCGATCACCAGAAGATCGACCGTTCGTACAGTTTCGTGTAAATCCTGCATGACTGCGTTTTATAATTAGTTAGTCTTTAATGACTACTCGCGTGCGCTTCGCAACTGCGACGCATTTACCTGATTATTTTACTCATCGCAGCTATTGtgttttgtatatattatacgttgTGTAAATACTATTCGTTTACTGTTATctttaataaattgttttatttgtattttgtaaGTCATGAGTCTTTCCTTATATCCCATAAGTGAAAAGTGAAAACATTTGCtgttttatatttcttacaCTTGCCATACGCATGATTATTAAATCACTAGTTTACCTAACTCGCTTCTTCACAATTTCGTGTTTTGAAACTCGTTACAAGCTCAACTTCAATCGTGAGATATACCTACAGCTGAAGCAAATCAGTGCATCATAAGTTacatataattgaaaatatcaGCCTACTTTTTTCAGCAATATCGAATCCTCTTTAGTACGCTACTTTTGTTTACAGATCTAATTTTGTCCATCCGAAAATTTGTTAATCTTCCTGGCTTCCAAAAATTCTGAAAAAATTAACACTTACTTACTAACGTCGCTTCTTTATTATCAAACACTCTGTGAAGTTAATTCCTAAAAAGTTTTCTTGATAACAATTGAAATCTGGATGCCCAAATTGAACGCTAAAGTTCCTTTGTGTTCAAATGGATCCAAAGATGCTACTGAAACCTAGTAAATGTATTTTATCACCGTAGAGGGTCGTAGATCCATTTAACAGCCAGGAAATTCCCATGGTTTCAAACCAACATGGTCATTAGTTATCGTAGGAAGCAATTAATCAAGGATATTGATCTCGGGAAACGGGCGAATGATGTCTGTCGATCGCTGCGAGCTTGTTCGCCATAATGGAGTAACTTTTCTGGAACGATAATTGCTTCAGAACGTCTAGGATTAGTTCGAAATGGAAAGTAAGCGAAAAGTGAAAGAGAGTAGATGTTACGGTACACGGAGGAGGACGATTTCACTCGCACGATTCTAGGTGTTCGTATGGCAAGTAACACGGATGTTGTCCTTGATCTACGATAGTCTGCGCCGAGAATCTTTCTCGTTTTGCAACAGCGCCTCGAGATCAATGGCCGTATAAACAATTCGTCGAGACAAGGTATTAAAATACAGGGATTGTTTAGAACGTCTGAATCTTTTGAGATTCGGTCAATACTTCCTTATTGttactttctttccttttataacTATGTGGTAATATATCACACAAAACGTAATATTAATCTTGTAACAGTGTGGTCTATGCAATTGTTTCAGACTGTAATTCCGTTACCAGTGCAGTTACAGAAAAACGTCGAATAAGAAGGATGAATGGCTCAAAGAGTACTACATCCGTAgcatcaatttttcttttttaaagcgCAATGGTGCATGTGCAAACAACGATCAAATCATTCTTTTAAATGGAACCAACCTGTACAATAATTGTTTAACATGCATACAACATATAACaattgtttatatattctttttcatACACAGAACTTTCGAAATTACGAATGACAGAAGTGGACGAACTCATTGTTATCAGGATGTTCCTGTTTCTCAGAAGATGATCGTTTGCATAACAAAATTGTGAAAGTAGACAAACGTAAAAAATCGGCGAATAGATAAAGCAATTGCCTGAAATGGATCTATTCTGtctgaaatgaaaattaaacttTCTAGCCTGAGATCTTGTAAAAGTGCGTATACGAGATTCTTCACTTTCCGACACAGCCATTAACTATGCTTATGAACTTCCAAAGAAACGACGTGTTGCTAATTCGTTCAAATTTTCATTTGGTATAACAGAAAATTCTACGCTAATTTACACGAGATACACCGTACGCGTGAGTACTTACACTCTCCAATCTTAAACACGCACACTCGTTTTGACGTTCGCGGGCGAAATCGATTCATAAAATTTGAATACAAAAAAATGAAACATCGTTATACTTTATAAATACAGAAGATGAACAATTATCGATATCATTGTCTAAAAAGAACGAATAACACAGAACGCAACATACAATTAGGTTTATCCAATTCTCCATCGGAATTCCTCTTTCACGTAGTAGAAATATCAAGATCGTACCATTACTGTGAGAAGTCGCCCATTTGTCGAGACATACAAGAAAAAACAAAATGAAGTACGACGCGCAGCTGATTTAGCGGAGGAGGGATTCGattgagaaagaaaaaagaataattccCCGTTTACTTTCTTCGTACCATTGGCGTAAAGCGATCGATACATGCAGATCTGGATCACGCTAAACGCTTTTCGAAATTTCTCCAGACATCGAACGATATTACACTGTTTAGAGAATCGATAAGATTTCCAACAGATACTTTGCTGGAATCACCAAAACGCATCGTTTATGTGTTTATGGTGAAGATTACGACGGTAAATGACACGTTACGACAATGTAATGTTACTCTGATAGCGGTAACAGAAGACAGAGAAAGTGAACGCGAGTTCCAGAAAGATCGAACACTTTCGAAGGGCCATTTCACCGTTCcttctctttcgtttctttcttccctGGAAATCATAATAGCGAAACAGTATAGGCGAACGAGATCGATTACaactttctattaattcagtcgGCTGTTTAAATACGTATCAATGAACGTAAATGGGCCATTGAAGAAGAAATAATAATGGGATTCGAGATATTCGATCACGCGCAATGTTTCCTGGCGAAACTGACGTCTGTAAGCTCGTAAATTAGCGTAATGTCGATAGTAAAGCATTTGAAAAGTCGTTGCTCGCTAAGTTGTTAGAGCAAGCAACGCAATTGATTACAATAGAAGTTATGGTAATAGAAAACATTGTAAAAGGTCTGTTTCGCAAATACGATTACGTAAAGTCGTTCgcaattcaataatttttatatttctcaagTTTGTATCAGTACACTGTCTATGAGAGACGAATATGTCTCCTTTCAATTTAAGATGTctcttcttttaaaagaaaattattagatACAGTACACTCTGAtctctttttaaattatttgtatttataattctttacaaTGTTTGCTTTCTCCTTAACAAGCAGATTATTAGACAAGATTATTAGACAAGAGGAATACTCCAATCTCTTCTTAAACGATTTGTATCTCGAATTATTCGCGAAATTTCTTTCTTCCGTAGTAAATAAATACATCTCGATTacatttgtctttttttattcttaaatcAATGATCTACTGCACTCACACTACTGGGGCGATATCTTTCACACGAGAGACAAGTAGGTGTCTACGACAATGATAGAAGGGGCACGtgaaatttcatataatctCAAGTGAGAGCGAGTAGAGGGTTGGGTGGGGTGCACGCAGGAACTATTTTGCTCGTTCCTGTACCGTTCACTGATTATGCTTCCGTTTATAAGGCTTGCCAGGATTCCAGCTTTTAGTACCCGAAGAGCAACAGTCTTGGAATACACTCGGAGTTCAACGTTGGAGCAATCAGACTCGAGGCAGAAAATGGCGAAACTCCGAGCGCAAGTGGGTGTTAATCACCTCGATTCTCTTCGGTGACCTTGATTTACTTCGACAAAAAATTACGCGTCTGTCAAAAATAACGCCGAGTGAATTCCAAAAATTAGCTGACCTTCGAAACGCGGTGTCGTGTTCTCttagtttaaaaaattatttaataggaCGATTGGATATTTGTTGAATGTTTCGAATGAACATTCTCGTGACTTTTGCTTAACTTCTTCACagacaaaatttataaaagagagaagaagaaaaccGTACATTTCTTCGAAAACATACTATACGCACATACACGTAGCCGTGAAATAGTTctgaaatatttattcataGTAATGTTCATGGTATCTTTTTAAATCCATACTTGAGTTAAACGCGCACATGCGTATGGTCAATTGCACGTCAACTTGTTTTCTATGGAAGCAGCAAGTCGTTAGGAAGAATGGCTTTAACGATAAAAGGAACAATAAGAGGCGTGCCTCAACGACACGATAATTTCACCATTTAACGACGCGATCTGATCGTACATTAGATACTTTCACCGGGGCTCTTAATCTAACGTAATTAATTTACTCTCTTACGGACTCATGAAATATTTCGCGTAGTATTAACCTTTCATTTAAAGTCGCGTTATTTATATCGTTTCTACGAAGTTTCTTCCCCTCTCAGGTATTTTgatatattattgtatttaattatatttatttttcaggCCTTCCTTCTTGTCCTCGTCGTTTCAATCGTCCTCGTAGCTTCGATGCCTTCCCCTGGCGGTCATCACGAACAGTAATTATTTACCAATCGATTAATTATCGTTTGCATTTTACACTGGACCATTATATTCGATAACGTTTCGTTCTCCGCAGCACGCATTTCGTCATTCACGTGCCAGAATTGATTCACAAACACCATCATACGCATGTGAAAAAGATTCACATAAAACACGAAGAAGATGATGGTGGTCACGATCACGTAGAAGAGTGGTGAAACTCGTGCAGTTTCTCTAGTTTTATAGAGTTTGTACGATATCTTTCTAAGACTTCTTAACGTTAACGTTGTTGCATTGTTATTGTATTATAATCGTTAACCATTGTTGTGAACTTATGTTGTGTTAATAAAATACTGTTAATAAAAGTTATCGAATAATGTTAATTGTAACACAAAACACAAGATCTTAGGTGTTTGAAAAAATGTACATTTGATATTTGACAAACACGTgtattgtataaaaaataaagtaacatGATACAGTATGTACAAATAATGTTAACCTAAGTACACACATGTGCATACCAAGTGATATTAGTTCTATATTACAGACTTAAACGACTAATGATGCAGGCAATTCGAGTTACATTTTGTACTATTCCCTTCTTGTAGCTTCTGCGTACTTCCGGGAACGATTTGGTTGAGCAAGAATAAAATTGGAGTGTGGTGAAATTCTATTAGCAACCCGAACGCCCTTATTTTAGAATCTGCAACAAAGTGACAAGAAATCTTTACTCTCGTAATTTTTTCCTCGATTCTACGTGCTTTTGGTTGTTTTCGATTCAATCGTGTTTTTCTGTCAAGTTTTCCACTGAAACTTTTTATGCACTTGTCCTCGTTTCAATTTTcctttaaatattcaaaatatgtcTGATTTTCGTAATATGAGAATAAAATTCTTTACCCTCCgctatgaaaataattaaatgtcTGTCAATCGTTAATTACGTTCTAACcaaaattttgattgtttcaaTTCCGTTGACGCAAGGGAGAAATTCTTTGTTTTAATTACCTAAATAATAACAAGCCGAAGAGCGAAGCGCTCCCATTACCACCACTTCTTTTCTTCGTGAACAGGGATGGGTACAGGCACCTTTTCGACGATCGGAACAGGTACGTGCACCTTTTCGACGTGATGGACTGGCACTGGAACGGGCACCTTTTGCACGTGATGGATAGGAATTGGAACAGGGACGGGCACCTTCTCTACGTGATGCACTGGTATCTTCTTCACATGATGATGATGAACCGTATGCACGTGATAAGGCACATGGATACGGACGTGCTGGTGAGAACTGAAATCATACGTTTAATTTTCTTCCGAACGAGTTGATtgtcttcttttttaatatacTAACTATAGATTctaatacaaatacaataataaaatatgtaaattctagATGATAATACTTCGTTAGTTAAGAAAACAACTTAAGAGAAGAAACAAAATAATGCATCttaattttgtgtttaaaaatttgtatttttatttttgaagataaTACCAGGTGAAAATAGTCATACGAAACGTTCAAACATTTTGACAACTTACCCATGGTAGCCTGGTACTGGCGAAGACAAGGCCACGGCTAGTATTCCGAACACGATTAGCTGCAACACGAATGTGAATTTGTGATTTGCCCATAAGGCGAAAAGTGCACCGTGACACGGCGTATCGTGTCATTTATATGCGCGACGTTACTTTTTTTGCTCTTTTTTTTCGAAGTTTCACTACTCATCCTACATGCTTCGTGCAATCATGTCTCGACAGGGTGAAAGTGTTTGCAGTTCTAATTTTGATTAAACGTTTATCGAAATGAATTTACCTATTACCATTATAAAATTATCTgaccgatattacaataatcgGCAAGAAGACAAAACAAATATACAAAGAAGCAGAAACTAAGAATGAAACTAATCTAATTTACGTATATGATCAGAAACCTTGGTCTGCGCAAAATTTCCTACGGATTCCAAACGAAGCCATAAACAAAATTGCCAGAAAAATAATCCTCAAAGTAATTGATACGAGAATCAATTCGTAAAACGTTCACAAGGAATTTTCGTATAATTCTACAAGTTTATAGCACATCGTTCGAAATCACTGTATTCGTCGATCCACAAGGGTAGTTCACCCTTCACACGAAGCTTGGCCGAAGGTTCTACTCACAACGATGGTCTGGGAGCGCATCCTGCTCGGCTGTctgttcttcttttttaaatgaCTACAATTTTCTTGCTCGACGTGACGAGCCCACGAAA
Above is a genomic segment from Bombus vancouverensis nearcticus chromosome 1, iyBomVanc1_principal, whole genome shotgun sequence containing:
- the LOC117153496 gene encoding uncharacterized protein LOC117153496, producing MAKLRAQAFLLVLVVSIVLVASMPSPGGHHEHTHFVIHVPELIHKHHHTHVKKIHIKHEEDDGGHDHVEEW
- the LOC143303643 gene encoding uncharacterized protein LOC143303643, which translates into the protein MRSQTIVLIVFGILAVALSSPVPGYHGSHQHVRIHVPYHVHTVHHHHVKKIPVHHVEKVPVPVPIPIHHVQKVPVPVPVHHVEKVHVPVPIVEKVPVPIPVHEEKKWW